Part of the Anaerobacillus alkaliphilus genome, AAGAGATTGGGCGCAACGATCCGATAATAGTAAGTTTTTCAAACGGGCCGCAAGCATCCAAAAAAAGCTTGAAAAGATGGAACGAATAGAGAAACCAATGTTTGAACGAAGGAATATGAGACTAAGTTTTAAAGAAACGGAGCGCTCAGGGAATGAGACGATTAAAGCAAATGAGCTTTCAAAAAACTATGATGAAAAAGTGATTTTGAAAGATGCGGACTTACTGGTTTATTATGGTGAACGAGCGGCTCTTATTGGTGCGAATGGAAGCGGGAAAACAACATTTTTGAAAATGTTATTGGGTGAGGAACAGCCTGACAGCGGTGTGGTGAAATTGGGTGCTAATGTGGAAGTGGGATACCTACCTCAAAATATTACGTTTAAAAACGAGGAGCTCACGGTAGTCGAATGCTTCAGAGAAGACTTTTTCATTATGGAAGGAAAAGCTCGAGAGTACTTGTCGAAGTTCATGTTTTACGGCAGCAGCGTGTTTAAGAAAGTAAAACATTTATCTGGTGGAGAACGTATTCGGTTGAAGCTGAGTCAGCTTTTATATGAGGATGTAAACTTGTTAATTCTCGATGAGCCGACCAATCATTTAGATATAAATTCGATTGAAACTTTCGAAGCAGCCCTTGAAGAATTCCAAGGCACGATCTTCTTTATCTCCCATGACCGTTATTTGATCAATAAGATTTCTGACAGGTTGATTTCCTTGGAGAATATGAAGTTTGTAAATCATGCTGGGAACTATGATGATTATAAGGCTGCGAAGGCTTCTAGTGTCGTTGAGGCACCCATACTACAGCAAAAGAGTGAAAAAGTCATCCGTGTTGTTGATAAAAAGAGACAGCCAGACGGGGCGAAACTGGAACTGCGGATGGAAATTCTTGAAAATGAGATCAAGGAGCTTGATTTAGCGATGGCGGTATCAGGAATAGAGTATGAAGCGTTAAATCAGCTTTATTTTAGGAAAGAAGAATTAGCCAAGGAATTAAATGAGGTAATGGAGATTTGGCTAGAGATGAATAATTAGCTGGATGAATGAATGACCGGGTGGGGAGCACTCGGTCTTTATTTGGTTGGTGTAAATAGGAGTTTGCTCCTATTAGGAGGGAAGTTTGTATCATTTTTTCGGGGGATGGTGGAATTATCGGCAAGGATGTAAGAAACTGTAAAAAGCGTGTTAGGTTGGTGGTGAATCGACGATAGATCTGTAAGAAATTGTTAAAAACGTGTTCGGTTTGGGGTGAATCGACGATGGATCTGTAAGAAACTGTTAAAAGCGTGTTCAGATTGGGGTGAATCGACGATGTGTCTGTAAGAAACTGTAAAAAGCGTGTTCGGTTGTTGATGAATCGACGATGGATCTGTAAGAAACTGTTAAAAACGTGGTCGGTTTGGGGTGAATCGACGATGGATCTGTAAGAAACTGTTAAAAACGTGGTCGGTTTGGGGTGAATCGACGATGGATCTGTAAGAAACTGTAAAAAGTATGTTCGGTTGTTGGTGAATCGACGATAGATCTGTAAGAAACTGTAAAAAGCGTGTTCGGTTGGGGGTGAATCAACGATGGATCTGTAAGTAACTGTAAAAACCGGTGCCTAATCGGCCGCATTGGAACCTGGACCTGTAAGTAACTGTAAAAATGAGGCACTAATCGGCCTCGTTAGGACCTGGGTCTGTAAGTAACTGTAAAAACCGGTGCCTAATCGGCCGCATTGGAACCTGAATCTGTAAGAAACTGTAAAAACCGGTCACTAATCGAACGTATTGGAACCTGGATTTGTAAGAAACTGTAAAACCGGTGCCTAATCGGCCGCATTGGAACTTGAATCTGTAAGTAACTGTAAAAATGAGTCACTAATCAGACGTATTGATACCTGAATCTGTTAGTAACTGTAAAAACAAAACACTAATCAACTAAAACTAAGCATACATAAGATTACTAGAAACAATCTAGCTTTATTTCATGTTCTTCTACTAGCAAAGGCGTTATGGAGGTAGTATAATTCTGATCAGGAGGTGAGAAAAATGACGGAAAAACAGTTTGATCGGTTTGAAGGAATGCTAACTCAGTTAGTATCGATGGTTGGGCACTTAAAGCAAGATGTAGAAGTTATTAAAGCAGATGTAGCAGAGTTGAAAACAGATGTAGCAATTCTTAAAACTGATGTGGAGGTTCTTAAAGCTGATGTAGCAGACTTAAAGTTAGATATGGCAAATGTAAAAGCCGATGTAGCAGAGCTAAAGTCAGATATGTTCAACGTAAAAGTAGAGATAACAGACATGAGAGAAACCCAGGAAAGACAACACAACGAGGTTATGGGCAAACTTGAATTATTGAGAATTGATCAGGAAATTACGTGGGCAAAGACGGTTGAAAATGAAAGAGAAATTGAGCGAGTGAAGAAACAATTACAGATGTAACCCAATTTACTAACTTCAATAGAAAAAAACTTCTTTTTTACCCCCTATTTTAAGACAACCCAATGATGGACAAATGAATATGTAAATAAACAGTCGATCATTGTATCGGCTGTTTATTTTTTTGTTATAAGTTGCCATAAACCTAGATTTAATCTATTAAGAGCGTAAGTAAGTAAAATGTAACTTACATAGGTTTGTAAAAATATGTCGTAAGATTCATTGCCAATCACTATTGAAAAATTAGAAAAGTTAATATATTCTGAAAATATAAATTAAGTGTTTAAACTTCAAAATAATAAAAACAAGAAGTTTTGACTTCTTAACTATTTACAATACAAAAAGGTAGGTGTCATCTTCGTGAAAATTTTAATAGGGCAAATTGCACACGAAACAAATACCTTTTCCACGGTTAAAACGACAGTGGAAGATTTTAAATCTTGGCAATGGTATGAAGATGAAGAAGTAGTAAGTAATCATCGAAACGTGCGTGACTTTCTTGGGGGGATGATTGATAAGGCAGAAGAGTTAGAGATAGAAATGGTACCTGGTTTCTCAACTTTTGCTATGCCCTCTGGAATTATTACAAGTGAAACAAACCAAAGGTTAAAAAATGAATTACTCGATCGAGTCCTGAATAAGGAGTTTGATGCGATCTGTTTATCTCTTCACGGTGCAGGTGTGGCTGAAGACACCTTTGACCTTGAAGGCGATATTTTAGAAGCCGTAAGAGCTGCAGTTGGAGAAAAGGTTCCGATAGTTGTCACCTTGGACCTACATGGTAATCTCACTGAAAAAATGGTTAAGTATGCAGATGTTTTACTTGGTGTTAACTATTACCCGCATGTAGATTGCTATGAGAGAGGGAGGGAAGCTGTCGGGTTAGCAAAAGAGATGTTAGAAGGAAAGCTTATCCCTACTATGTATTTAAAAACACTACCTTTACTCATACCGACATCGACGACAAACCAGAGACCAGCAAAGACGGTTAATGAGGTATGTTGGGAACAAGAGAAGAAGGAGGGAGTTTTTGATTGTACATTTTTTCACGGATTTCCATATACCGACATTCCAGAATTAGGTGTCTCTGTCTTAACAATCACGAATAACCAACCACAATTAGCGAAAGAAATTGCAGCTGTGGTTAGCCAGAAAATTTGGGAGTTACGGGAAGACTTTTTTCCGAAAATTGCTTCACCAAGAGAAGGGATTAAGGTAGCTCTAGAGATAGAGGGCGGGCCAGTAGTTATCAATGAAACTTCAGATAATCCAGGAGGAGGTACACCAGGTGATGGAACACATCTATTATCTGCCTTATTAGAGGAAGGAGTTAGAGACACTTGCTTTGGCTTTATTTGTGACCCAGAAGTGGTTAATTTAGCTCATCATGAAGGTGTAGGGAAAACAATTGATGTCTTATTAGGAGGAAAAACAGACGCAATGCACGGTCAGCCGTTAGCTGTTCAAGCTTACATAAAAACATTAGCTGATGGAACGTTTATTCAATCATCACCGATGGGCCGTGGTTCGAAGGTTAGTTATGGCAAGTCAGTAAGGCTTGTAGTAAATGGAATAGATATTATCGTTTGCTCAAAAAAGTCACAGGTGTTGGACGAACAAATATTTCTACTACACGGAATTGATGTTAGATCTTATAAGATTGTCGCATTAAAATCGAGTCAACATTTCCGAGCAGGGTTTGAACCGATTGCCAAGGAAATTATAACCGTTGACTCACCAGGATTAAGTAGTTTTCAGTTAGACTCCTTTACTCACACTAGGTTGGAAAAACCGATGTACCCTTTTTCAAAGGAAACGGTTTTTACAGAGGCACCGTTGAAAAATTGAGAGATAGAGAGAAACTAGAAAAGGAGATGTCATGTGAAAATAAATCGCGTTGATTTAAAACAAGTAAAAATGCCATTAAAAGCTCCATTTGAAACTAGCTTTGGAAGACTCACCTACAAGGAAATGATTATAGTTACTGTTTACAGTGAAGGATATGTGGGTTATGGAGAAAGTGTTGCGATGCCTTTTCCAATTTATAACGAAGAAACAAATGGGACGGTCTGGAGCATGCTTGAGGAATTCTTAATTCCACGAGTATTCGAAACAGAAATTGAACATCCAAGTGAAGTGTCGGATTTGTTTTCTTTTATGAAACGGAACAACATGGCTAAAGCCGCTTTGGAGTGCGCAATTTGGGACTTATATAGTAAACAAAAAAGCATTTCTTTATCAGAAGCGTTAGGTGGGAAGCTCACCGAAATAGAAGTAGGGGTAAGTATTGGAATTGAGGACACTGTTGAAGCGTTGTTACTGAAAGTTGATCAATTCCTTAAAGAAGGTTATAAGAAAATCAAAGTGAAAATCAAACCAGGCTGGGACATCGAGCCACTAAGAGCGATTCGTGAAACTTTTGGATACGAAATTCCCCTAATGGCTGACGCAAACTCAGCTTATACATTAGCAGATATTGAAACGCTAAAAAAGTTAGATGAATTTAAACTAATGATGATAGAACAACCTTTGGCCCACGACGATATTATTGACCATGCGAAATTACAACAGGAGATCTCTACCCCTGTGTGTCTAGACGAAAGTATTCATTCATTAGATGATGCTAGAAAGGCGATTGAATTAGGTAGCTGTAAAATTATTAACATAAAAATTGGTAGGGTCGGTGGTTTATCAGAGTCAATCAGAATTCATGACTATTGTGCCCAAAATAATATACCAGTTTGGTGTGGAGGAATGTTAGAAGCTGGCATTGGTAGAGCGCACAATATTGCCATTGCTTCATTAAGTAATTTTACAATTCCAGGTGATACGTCAGCGTCTGATCGCTATTGGCAGGAAGATATTATATACCCAGAAGTTACGTTGTCAAAGCCAGGAATAGTGACTGTTCCAACAGAAACTGGGATAGGTTTTAAAGTTGAAGAGAAGATCATTTCTAAATATGTGGTCAAAGAGTGTGAATATTTTTCAGAAAATTACAAAAACATTAAATCAGGTACTACTTAAAATTTATTATAAAAGGAGATGTCAATGGTCATGAAAAAGACAGGGTTTATCAAAATGTTTCTATTGTCACTATTCGTTCTTGTCGTCTTAAGTGCATGTAGCGGGAATTCAAAGGATGCACAAACCCAACCAACTGATCAAGGAAAAAAAGAAACGAACACAACTGTTGAAACCCCAAAACAAGGTGGAGGTACGATAACAGTCACCTCGGTTAGGGAGCCTGATACGGTTGATGTGCAACGTACAACTTGGGTTGATGACGCAAATAACCACTTATACGAGCCACTTGTAAGGTTTGACTTTGATGGAAAGGTTGTTCCAGCCCTTGCTGAAAGCTTTGAGGTTTCCCCTGATGGTTTAGTCATTACGTTCACATTAAGAGAAGGTACGACCTACCACACAGGAACACCTGTAACGGCTGAAGGAATAAAAAAATCGTTCCAACGATTTATGGACTCAGCTCCAACTAGCTATATGGTGGGGCCTTTAGAAGAAGTCGTTGTAGTTAGTGACTTGAAATTTGAACTTCATTTTAGAGAAGCATTTGCACCATTTTTAAGTAATGCAACAACTGCTTACTTAGCTCCGTTAGATCCATCTGTTATTGATGAGCTTGGTGATGACTTTGGAACAAAAGCAAGTGCTGCAGGAATTCTAAAACTAGCAGAAATTAGTAGAGGTTCATTTGTTAAATATGATACGTTTTCTGATTTTCAATTAGGCCAAGGGTATTCGCAAAATAAAGGTGCTGCTAATTTTGATAGTGTTGTCTTCCGGTTTATCTCAGATGACGATACTCGTAT contains:
- a CDS encoding M81 family metallopeptidase, which gives rise to MKILIGQIAHETNTFSTVKTTVEDFKSWQWYEDEEVVSNHRNVRDFLGGMIDKAEELEIEMVPGFSTFAMPSGIITSETNQRLKNELLDRVLNKEFDAICLSLHGAGVAEDTFDLEGDILEAVRAAVGEKVPIVVTLDLHGNLTEKMVKYADVLLGVNYYPHVDCYERGREAVGLAKEMLEGKLIPTMYLKTLPLLIPTSTTNQRPAKTVNEVCWEQEKKEGVFDCTFFHGFPYTDIPELGVSVLTITNNQPQLAKEIAAVVSQKIWELREDFFPKIASPREGIKVALEIEGGPVVINETSDNPGGGTPGDGTHLLSALLEEGVRDTCFGFICDPEVVNLAHHEGVGKTIDVLLGGKTDAMHGQPLAVQAYIKTLADGTFIQSSPMGRGSKVSYGKSVRLVVNGIDIIVCSKKSQVLDEQIFLLHGIDVRSYKIVALKSSQHFRAGFEPIAKEIITVDSPGLSSFQLDSFTHTRLEKPMYPFSKETVFTEAPLKN
- the abc-f gene encoding ribosomal protection-like ABC-F family protein; this encodes MFELSLNGVKKYMDANLILKNISFQVYEGEKVGIVGANGSGKSTILKLIAGILKLHCHPGNTSTLGYDEGIISIPRGATRAYLEQIPQDYAGYRVIDILNIAFTEVRSIETELRGLESKMKTLEGVALEKVLKQYSELTQVFEVKGGYEIEEKLSRVCKRLNFSESFLTKDFQLLSGGEKTTVGLGKILIENPDILLLDEPTNHLDMDSIEWLEDYLKSYKGIVIIVSHDRYFLDNVVSKIIEIEDMECETYKGNYSAFVKEKEERMLLQFEDFREQQKQIKAMEKSVRELRDWAQRSDNSKFFKRAASIQKKLEKMERIEKPMFERRNMRLSFKETERSGNETIKANELSKNYDEKVILKDADLLVYYGERAALIGANGSGKTTFLKMLLGEEQPDSGVVKLGANVEVGYLPQNITFKNEELTVVECFREDFFIMEGKAREYLSKFMFYGSSVFKKVKHLSGGERIRLKLSQLLYEDVNLLILDEPTNHLDINSIETFEAALEEFQGTIFFISHDRYLINKISDRLISLENMKFVNHAGNYDDYKAAKASSVVEAPILQQKSEKVIRVVDKKRQPDGAKLELRMEILENEIKELDLAMAVSGIEYEALNQLYFRKEELAKELNEVMEIWLEMNN
- the menC gene encoding o-succinylbenzoate synthase, which translates into the protein MKINRVDLKQVKMPLKAPFETSFGRLTYKEMIIVTVYSEGYVGYGESVAMPFPIYNEETNGTVWSMLEEFLIPRVFETEIEHPSEVSDLFSFMKRNNMAKAALECAIWDLYSKQKSISLSEALGGKLTEIEVGVSIGIEDTVEALLLKVDQFLKEGYKKIKVKIKPGWDIEPLRAIRETFGYEIPLMADANSAYTLADIETLKKLDEFKLMMIEQPLAHDDIIDHAKLQQEISTPVCLDESIHSLDDARKAIELGSCKIINIKIGRVGGLSESIRIHDYCAQNNIPVWCGGMLEAGIGRAHNIAIASLSNFTIPGDTSASDRYWQEDIIYPEVTLSKPGIVTVPTETGIGFKVEEKIISKYVVKECEYFSENYKNIKSGTT